A portion of the uncultured Draconibacterium sp. genome contains these proteins:
- a CDS encoding polyribonucleotide nucleotidyltransferase, with amino-acid sequence MVNATVKTIELADGRTITIETGKLAKQADGSVVVRMGDTMLLATVVSAKEAKEDVDFMPVSVDYREKFAAAGRFPGGFLKREARPSDEEILVARLVDRALRPLFPEDYHAETAVMISLISSGKDEMPDCLAGLAASAAIAVSDVPFTTPISEVRVARINGEFVINPTYSQLTEADLDIMVGASFDNIMMVEGEMDEVSEDVMLEAIKVAHDEIKKHCKVQEELAAELGVVKREYCHENNDEELRAQVKADLYEKAYDIAKQQITNKSLRMESFAAVVDEYVEAYLEANAENEELDLVANEKLIRRYYHDVEKEAMRRMILDDSIRLDGRKTNEIRPIWGEVDYLPGAHGSSIFTRGETQSLTSVTLGTKMDEKIIDQVTVQGKEKFLLHYNFPPFCVGDPKTPRGTSRREIGHGNLAHRALKKMLPADSPYVVRIVSDILESNGSSSMATVCAGTMGLMDCGLKIKKPVSGIAMGLITDKGASKYAVLSDILGDEDHLGDMDFKVTGTADGITATQMDIKVDGLPYEVLAEALQQAKEGRLHILGEMLKVIPEVREDFKPNVPRIETVQIPKDMIGAVIGPGGKVIQAIQEETETVIVIEEVDDAGLVQISGAGLEPIEAAKAKIKAITALPEVGEIYQGKVKSVVSFGAFIEIIPGKEGLLHVSEMAWERVENAEDFAKEGEIVEVKLIGVDEKTGKLKLSRKVLLPKPEGYVERPPRENRGGDRRGGDRRRDDRRGGDRRRDDRRGGDRRDFRPRRDND; translated from the coding sequence ATGGTAAACGCTACAGTTAAAACAATCGAACTTGCCGACGGCAGAACGATTACCATTGAAACCGGCAAATTGGCAAAACAAGCCGATGGTTCGGTAGTGGTTCGAATGGGTGACACCATGTTGCTGGCAACCGTTGTGTCGGCAAAAGAAGCAAAAGAAGACGTAGATTTTATGCCGGTATCAGTTGATTACCGCGAAAAATTTGCCGCTGCAGGACGTTTCCCGGGAGGTTTCCTGAAAAGAGAAGCACGTCCGAGTGACGAAGAAATTTTGGTTGCACGTTTAGTAGACCGTGCCCTTCGTCCGCTATTCCCGGAAGATTACCACGCAGAAACCGCGGTAATGATCTCTCTTATCTCATCAGGAAAAGATGAAATGCCTGACTGCCTGGCAGGATTGGCAGCATCAGCAGCTATCGCTGTTTCAGATGTTCCTTTTACTACTCCGATTTCGGAAGTTCGCGTAGCACGCATCAATGGCGAGTTCGTGATCAACCCAACTTATTCTCAGTTGACAGAAGCTGATTTGGATATTATGGTTGGTGCATCGTTCGACAACATCATGATGGTTGAAGGCGAAATGGACGAAGTTTCGGAAGATGTAATGTTGGAAGCGATTAAAGTTGCTCACGACGAAATTAAAAAGCACTGTAAAGTACAGGAAGAACTGGCAGCAGAACTGGGAGTTGTAAAACGTGAATACTGTCATGAAAACAACGACGAGGAATTGCGTGCACAGGTAAAAGCCGATCTTTACGAAAAAGCATACGACATTGCCAAACAACAAATTACCAACAAAAGCCTTCGTATGGAGTCTTTTGCTGCTGTTGTTGACGAATATGTTGAAGCTTACCTTGAGGCAAACGCCGAAAATGAGGAGCTTGATTTGGTAGCAAACGAAAAACTAATTCGCCGTTACTACCACGATGTAGAAAAAGAAGCTATGCGCCGTATGATCCTTGACGATTCAATTCGTTTGGATGGCCGAAAAACTAACGAAATCCGTCCTATCTGGGGAGAGGTTGATTACCTGCCCGGAGCACACGGATCTTCAATTTTCACCCGTGGAGAAACTCAATCGTTAACTTCGGTTACTTTGGGTACTAAAATGGATGAGAAGATTATCGACCAGGTAACGGTTCAGGGAAAAGAGAAGTTTTTGTTACACTATAACTTCCCTCCATTCTGTGTTGGCGATCCTAAAACGCCACGTGGAACCAGCCGCCGCGAAATCGGTCACGGAAACCTGGCACACCGCGCATTGAAAAAAATGCTTCCTGCAGATTCGCCTTACGTTGTTCGTATTGTTTCTGACATTCTGGAATCAAACGGATCATCATCGATGGCAACTGTTTGTGCCGGAACAATGGGATTGATGGACTGCGGATTGAAAATTAAAAAGCCGGTATCGGGTATCGCAATGGGATTGATTACCGATAAAGGTGCTTCAAAATACGCTGTACTTTCTGACATTTTAGGTGACGAAGACCACTTGGGTGACATGGACTTTAAAGTAACCGGTACTGCCGATGGTATTACCGCTACTCAAATGGATATTAAAGTTGACGGACTGCCTTACGAAGTGCTTGCAGAAGCATTGCAACAGGCAAAAGAAGGCCGTTTACACATTTTGGGCGAAATGCTGAAAGTGATTCCTGAAGTACGCGAAGACTTTAAACCGAATGTTCCACGTATCGAAACCGTTCAGATTCCTAAGGATATGATCGGTGCGGTAATCGGACCTGGTGGAAAAGTAATTCAGGCAATCCAGGAAGAAACTGAAACTGTAATCGTTATCGAAGAAGTTGACGATGCAGGTTTAGTACAGATTTCAGGAGCAGGTTTAGAGCCAATTGAAGCTGCAAAAGCAAAAATTAAGGCAATCACTGCACTTCCTGAAGTTGGTGAAATTTACCAGGGGAAAGTAAAATCGGTAGTTTCTTTCGGAGCATTTATCGAGATTATTCCTGGAAAAGAAGGTTTGTTGCACGTATCGGAAATGGCTTGGGAACGCGTTGAAAACGCAGAAGACTTTGCAAAAGAAGGCGAGATTGTTGAAGTGAAACTGATCGGTGTTGACGAAAAAACCGGTAAATTGAAACTTTCGCGCAAAGTATTGCTTCCAAAACCTGAAGGTTATGTAGAGCGCCCACCAAGAGAAAATCGTGGTGGTGACAGAAGAGGCGGAGATCGCCGTCGCGATGACCGCAGAGGTGGTGACAGAAGACGTGATGACCGCCGTGGTGGTGATCGCAGAGACTTCCGTCCTCGTCGCGATAACGACTAA
- the rpsO gene encoding 30S ribosomal protein S15, translated as MYLTGEKKQELFAKHGKSAQDTGSAEGQIALFTLRINHLTEHLKQNKKDHSTRRALIKLVGKRRSLLDYLIKKDIERYRAIIKELNLRK; from the coding sequence ATGTATTTAACAGGAGAAAAAAAACAAGAGCTTTTTGCCAAACATGGTAAATCAGCTCAAGACACAGGTAGTGCAGAAGGTCAGATTGCTTTGTTCACGTTAAGAATTAACCACTTGACAGAACACCTGAAGCAAAACAAAAAAGACCACAGCACTCGTCGTGCATTGATTAAATTAGTAGGTAAGCGTCGTAGCTTACTCGATTACCTCATCAAAAAAGATATCGAACGTTATCGTGCGATCATCAAAGAGTTGAACTTACGTAAGTAA
- the kynU gene encoding kynureninase: protein MTTDQNFSLAEQLDRDDPLRNFRSQFFIDSENSIYLDGNSLGRLPLKTKELLSEVVEKQWGTELIESWNQHWYQKTTQLGDKIAPIIGASNGEVIVSDSTSINLYKLSHAALKLQKGKTTIVSDILNFPTDLYILQGLLKEFGPEYKFDLAQSSDGISIDAEELKSKITENTALVVLSLVAFKSAFMYQLEEITEYAHKMGALVLWDLSHAAGAVEIELNKTKADLAVGCTYKYMNGGPGSPAFLYVRKDLQEKLSSPIQGWFGDALPFEFDLNYRPAHGIRRFLAGTPPILNLMAIEPGIDMINEAGIANMHKKSIRLSGFFLSMVESELYKYGFEIGTPTEPEKRGSHISLKHNEAYRICQALIRPKTSTIKIIPDFREPDNIRFGFTPLYTTYKEVWQTVHRLREIIENEEYEQFSTQRSVVT from the coding sequence ATGACAACTGACCAAAACTTTTCCTTGGCCGAACAACTTGACAGAGACGATCCGTTGCGCAATTTCAGAAGCCAATTTTTCATCGATTCTGAAAATTCGATTTACCTCGACGGCAACTCGCTTGGCCGCCTTCCGTTAAAAACCAAAGAGTTGCTTTCTGAAGTGGTAGAAAAACAATGGGGCACCGAACTGATTGAAAGCTGGAACCAACACTGGTATCAAAAAACCACACAGCTTGGCGATAAAATAGCACCAATAATTGGCGCTTCAAATGGAGAAGTAATTGTTTCGGACAGTACATCAATAAATCTCTACAAACTTTCGCACGCGGCGCTAAAATTGCAAAAAGGAAAAACGACAATTGTAAGCGATATACTTAATTTCCCAACCGACCTATACATTTTGCAAGGCCTGTTAAAAGAGTTTGGCCCGGAGTACAAGTTCGATCTGGCACAATCTTCCGACGGTATTTCAATTGATGCGGAAGAGCTGAAATCGAAGATCACAGAAAATACGGCTTTGGTCGTGTTATCATTGGTGGCATTTAAAAGTGCTTTTATGTACCAGCTTGAAGAAATTACCGAATACGCTCACAAAATGGGAGCGCTGGTACTTTGGGATCTTAGTCATGCAGCGGGTGCCGTAGAAATTGAGCTGAATAAAACCAAAGCTGATCTGGCAGTGGGTTGCACCTACAAATACATGAACGGAGGTCCGGGGTCGCCGGCTTTTTTATACGTTCGGAAAGATTTACAGGAAAAATTGTCATCACCAATTCAGGGCTGGTTTGGCGATGCTCTACCTTTCGAATTTGATTTGAACTACCGCCCGGCACATGGAATTCGTCGATTCCTAGCAGGAACACCTCCGATACTAAATCTTATGGCCATTGAACCGGGTATAGACATGATTAACGAGGCAGGGATTGCCAATATGCACAAAAAAAGTATCCGGCTTTCCGGGTTCTTTCTGTCCATGGTTGAATCAGAATTATACAAATATGGTTTTGAAATCGGAACTCCTACAGAGCCCGAAAAAAGAGGATCACACATTTCGTTAAAACACAATGAAGCTTACCGAATTTGCCAGGCATTGATTCGTCCTAAAACATCAACAATTAAAATCATTCCCGATTTTCGCGAACCGGATAACATTCGTTTTGGCTTTACACCGTTGTACACCACTTACAAAGAAGTTTGGCAAACAGTACATCGGCTTCGGGAAATAATAGAGAACGAGGAATACGAGCAATTCTCAACGCAACGATCAGTCGTTACCTAG
- a CDS encoding SGNH/GDSL hydrolase family protein: MSRILFLFLMLAGLACTDKENPVIMNVIPEPSDSKENDNQDSTFYYLALGDSYTIGESVEEDERFPVQLVERLKAEGFEMQPAKIVARTGWTTDELAAAIENENLKESYNLVTLLIGVNNQYRGRSADDYRGEFRNNLQTAIKYAGNKAQNVIVVSIPDYGVTPFGQSRNPEQIAKEINEYNAINFQETLQANARYVEITAISREALNDETLVASDGLHPSGEMYRRWVEKILPEAKEILESQK, translated from the coding sequence ATGAGCCGGATACTATTTCTATTTTTAATGCTTGCAGGACTAGCCTGCACTGACAAAGAAAATCCTGTAATTATGAATGTAATACCTGAACCGAGTGACTCTAAAGAAAACGACAATCAGGATTCTACCTTTTACTATCTTGCTTTGGGCGATTCGTACACTATTGGCGAAAGTGTTGAGGAAGACGAACGTTTCCCGGTTCAACTGGTTGAACGACTGAAAGCTGAAGGGTTTGAAATGCAACCTGCAAAAATTGTTGCACGTACTGGTTGGACAACCGATGAATTGGCCGCCGCTATTGAAAATGAAAATTTAAAAGAATCATACAACCTGGTAACGTTATTAATAGGCGTGAATAACCAATACCGGGGAAGAAGTGCTGATGACTACCGGGGCGAATTCAGGAACAATTTGCAAACCGCAATTAAATATGCCGGCAACAAAGCTCAAAATGTTATTGTAGTTTCGATACCTGATTATGGCGTTACTCCTTTTGGCCAAAGCCGAAACCCGGAGCAAATTGCCAAAGAAATTAATGAATACAACGCCATAAATTTCCAGGAAACATTGCAGGCAAATGCGCGCTACGTGGAAATTACAGCCATTTCGCGCGAAGCACTTAACGACGAAACGCTGGTAGCTTCTGATGGTCTGCATCCCTCAGGAGAAATGTACCGGCGCTGGGTAGAAAAAATTCTGCCTGAAGCCAAAGAAATACTCGAAAGCCAAAAATAA
- the hydF gene encoding [FeFe] hydrogenase H-cluster maturation GTPase HydF: MRAPKSFRLHIGIFGRRNAGKSSLLNALTQQDVSIVSDVAGTTTDPVEKPMELLPLGPVLFIDTAGIDDVGALGEKRIAKTLAVFDRTDLGVIVSNFNEWGEYEESLIGEFNEREIPFIVVFNKCDLFEENFELISALDGKKIKLVQTSVAENTGLLELRQLLLNSAPADFINRPSILGDLVGAGEAAVLVVPIDKEAPKGRLILPQVQSIRDLLDNDAFCMVVKERELREALSRFNKPPKLVVTDSQAFLKVTADTPPDIPLTSFSILFARHQGDLNEMVRGAMAIDQLKTGDKVLIAEACSHHPIGEDIGTVKIPRWLTQYVGGKLQIDSTRGHDFPPNLSEYKLIIHCGACMWNRREMLSRIMKAKQAGVPLTNYGLTIAYSLGIFERALQPFPAALDIYKNGIDK, encoded by the coding sequence ATGAGAGCACCAAAATCATTTCGTTTACACATTGGAATTTTTGGCCGCAGAAATGCCGGAAAATCCAGCCTGCTAAATGCACTAACACAGCAAGATGTATCAATCGTTTCGGATGTTGCCGGAACAACCACCGACCCGGTTGAAAAACCAATGGAACTGCTTCCGCTGGGGCCGGTACTTTTTATCGACACGGCCGGAATTGACGATGTTGGTGCACTTGGCGAAAAACGTATTGCCAAAACACTTGCCGTTTTCGACCGCACCGATTTAGGTGTAATAGTTTCAAATTTTAACGAATGGGGCGAATACGAAGAATCGCTTATTGGCGAGTTCAACGAGCGTGAAATCCCTTTTATCGTAGTGTTTAACAAGTGCGATCTGTTTGAAGAGAATTTTGAACTCATCAGCGCACTCGACGGCAAAAAGATAAAACTTGTTCAAACATCGGTGGCAGAAAACACAGGATTGCTTGAGCTTCGACAGTTGTTGCTGAACTCGGCTCCGGCCGATTTTATTAATCGCCCCAGTATTTTAGGCGATTTGGTTGGCGCCGGAGAAGCTGCCGTATTGGTAGTGCCCATTGATAAAGAAGCACCAAAAGGAAGACTGATTTTGCCCCAGGTGCAAAGTATCCGCGATTTGCTCGACAACGATGCCTTTTGTATGGTGGTAAAAGAGCGCGAATTGCGCGAAGCACTGTCGCGTTTTAACAAACCACCCAAACTGGTAGTTACCGATTCGCAGGCGTTTTTAAAAGTAACAGCCGATACACCACCCGATATTCCCTTAACATCGTTTTCCATTTTATTTGCCCGCCACCAGGGCGATTTAAACGAAATGGTGCGTGGCGCTATGGCCATCGACCAGCTAAAAACCGGCGACAAAGTATTAATTGCCGAAGCCTGCTCGCACCACCCTATTGGTGAAGATATTGGCACCGTTAAAATTCCACGCTGGCTAACTCAATACGTGGGTGGTAAATTACAAATTGACAGCACCCGCGGACACGATTTCCCGCCAAACCTTTCAGAATATAAACTCATTATTCATTGCGGAGCCTGCATGTGGAACCGCCGCGAAATGCTGAGCCGTATTATGAAAGCCAAACAAGCCGGAGTACCGCTTACCAATTACGGGTTAACAATTGCTTACTCGTTGGGAATATTTGAGCGCGCCTTGCAGCCGTTCCCGGCAGCATTGGACATTTATAAGAATGGAATTGATAAATAA
- a CDS encoding HAMP domain-containing sensor histidine kinase gives MKTVFRKYAFLLALLIILALLATQIKWIVYSIRFQDKVFEKSVELALTETMTNLTADKPLCNKVKACVECDSIRLKAQLTSTGVWQEIHDAIKSELKSYDIDLEFEMYVLENGSEELRKLEAEFDKGLFYSRCMGGILGQTGYQLVVEFPSRTRFFFATAGYMFVGSVVLIFLLIVSLFYLLRIYNREIRIAKHTKELLNNVSHEFKTPLSSIALASNMIRKKRYGTDDEKLGNYAELISKENRKLQNLVESLLRLEAVERNEFDYNKENTSIEDVIKEATSTCEMLLEEKYGRIHYDFQTEGEQVYIDRLHFVNVFVNLLSNAIKYSQRAPNIDIVTRIENDNLVISVKDNGIGIPVKFQKYIFDKYYRVPTGDVHNAKGFGIGLAYVKQIVEAHNGTIAVKSIVGEGTVFELELPKIKS, from the coding sequence GTGAAAACAGTTTTTAGAAAATATGCATTTTTGCTGGCCCTGTTAATAATTTTAGCACTGCTTGCAACCCAAATTAAATGGATCGTTTATTCCATTCGTTTTCAGGATAAAGTTTTTGAGAAGAGCGTAGAATTAGCACTTACTGAAACGATGACGAATCTTACGGCCGACAAACCGTTATGCAACAAGGTTAAAGCTTGTGTTGAATGTGATTCTATTCGCTTAAAAGCACAGTTAACATCAACCGGTGTTTGGCAAGAAATACACGATGCAATTAAAAGCGAATTAAAATCGTACGACATCGATTTAGAGTTTGAAATGTATGTTCTTGAAAATGGTTCGGAAGAGTTAAGAAAACTAGAAGCTGAATTTGATAAAGGTCTGTTTTATTCGCGCTGTATGGGTGGAATATTGGGGCAAACCGGCTATCAACTGGTGGTTGAGTTTCCATCGCGAACACGATTCTTCTTTGCCACGGCTGGTTACATGTTTGTGGGTTCGGTTGTTTTAATCTTTTTACTCATTGTTTCGTTGTTTTATCTGTTGCGCATTTATAACCGCGAAATCAGGATTGCCAAGCATACCAAAGAGTTGCTGAATAACGTGAGTCACGAATTTAAAACACCACTTTCGTCTATTGCGTTAGCATCGAATATGATTCGTAAAAAACGTTATGGTACTGATGATGAGAAGTTGGGTAATTACGCCGAGCTGATTTCAAAAGAAAACCGTAAACTGCAAAACCTGGTTGAAAGTTTATTACGGCTCGAAGCTGTTGAACGGAATGAGTTTGACTACAATAAAGAAAATACGTCGATTGAAGATGTGATTAAAGAAGCAACATCGACCTGCGAAATGTTACTGGAAGAAAAATATGGCCGGATTCATTACGATTTTCAAACCGAAGGCGAGCAGGTATACATTGACAGATTGCACTTTGTTAATGTGTTTGTTAATCTGCTGTCGAACGCTATAAAATACTCGCAACGAGCCCCGAATATCGATATTGTAACACGAATTGAAAACGACAACCTGGTTATTTCGGTAAAAGATAACGGAATAGGTATACCCGTAAAATTTCAAAAATATATCTTTGATAAATATTACCGGGTACCCACAGGCGATGTGCATAATGCCAAAGGTTTTGGCATTGGACTGGCTTACGTTAAGCAAATTGTAGAAGCCCATAACGGCACAATTGCTGTGAAAAGTATTGTGGGCGAAGGAACTGTTTTTGAACTAGAACTTCCGAAAATAAAATCGTAA
- a CDS encoding response regulator transcription factor produces MDGKNLNIILVEDDLNLGYLLEDFLKSRGVEVTLYRDGEEGLDGFQKNSNFNFCIFDVMLPNMDGFTLAKKVKAIQPEIPVVFLTARAMKEDKMKGYNIGADDYITKPFDEDELWCKIVAISKRSDFIQEETETVYQVGAYEFDYENLSLSLNGNIKRLTTREAEVLLMLCKEKKNVVRREQILTAIWGENDYFAGRSLDVFISKLRKYFAGDPEVSIENVVKVGYILHC; encoded by the coding sequence ATGGATGGAAAAAATTTGAATATCATTTTAGTTGAGGACGACTTAAATCTCGGCTATTTGTTGGAAGATTTTTTGAAAAGCCGCGGCGTTGAAGTGACTTTATATCGCGATGGAGAAGAGGGACTGGATGGATTTCAGAAAAACAGCAATTTCAACTTTTGCATTTTTGATGTGATGCTACCCAACATGGATGGTTTTACTCTGGCTAAAAAAGTAAAAGCCATTCAGCCCGAAATTCCCGTTGTGTTTCTTACGGCGCGTGCTATGAAAGAGGACAAAATGAAAGGTTATAATATTGGCGCCGACGATTACATTACAAAACCTTTTGACGAGGATGAATTGTGGTGTAAAATAGTAGCCATTAGTAAACGCAGCGATTTTATTCAGGAAGAAACCGAAACGGTTTACCAGGTTGGCGCTTACGAATTTGATTACGAAAATCTTTCGTTGAGTTTAAACGGAAACATTAAGCGGCTTACAACGCGTGAGGCCGAAGTGTTGTTAATGCTTTGCAAGGAAAAAAAGAATGTTGTGCGACGCGAGCAAATTCTAACTGCAATTTGGGGCGAAAACGATTACTTTGCCGGGCGCAGCCTTGATGTGTTTATTTCGAAACTTCGAAAATATTTTGCCGGAGATCCGGAAGTTTCCATCGAGAATGTGGTGAAAGTAGGTTACATTTTACATTGCTAA
- a CDS encoding aspartate ammonia-lyase: MVNTREESDFIGKKQIPADALWGIHTARAVENFPISGQKVHPALIKAYGDVKLACAQTNNTLDFWEDKTKAEAIEKAAFEMSQGLLNEHILVDAMQGGAGTSTNMNVNEVLANRTLQILDKKMGDYNVVSPLDDINLHQSTNDTYPTALKVAAIGLLRELEQNLLNLQEAFQQKEKEFAHIVKIGRTQLQDAVLTTLGREMSAYAEALNRDRWRIYKCEERLRVVNLGGTAIGTGLGAPKQFIFRVVDKLRENTNIGLARSENLIDGTQNVDIFVEVSGILKACAVNLLKISNDLRLLSSGPHAGLGEINLPQLQAGSSIMPGKVNPVIPEAIAQSAIKVMGNDQIVAQACSTGNLELNQFMPLIAHSFLESIDLLKNASNLFNEKCVSGISANEKVCRIHVNNSTATITALVPAVGYARCSEIIKLVENNGLSIKEAALKSGHLTAEEYDKLVTPEAVCRLGN, translated from the coding sequence ATGGTCAACACAAGAGAAGAGAGTGACTTTATTGGAAAGAAACAAATCCCTGCCGATGCGCTTTGGGGGATTCATACGGCCCGTGCTGTGGAGAATTTCCCTATTTCCGGGCAGAAGGTTCATCCAGCGTTGATTAAAGCTTACGGCGACGTAAAACTAGCCTGTGCCCAAACCAATAATACTTTAGACTTTTGGGAAGATAAAACAAAAGCTGAAGCCATTGAAAAGGCAGCTTTTGAAATGAGCCAGGGATTACTGAACGAACATATTCTGGTGGATGCTATGCAAGGTGGAGCGGGCACTTCTACAAATATGAATGTGAATGAAGTTCTGGCCAATCGTACCCTGCAAATTCTGGATAAAAAAATGGGAGATTACAATGTAGTTTCTCCACTCGACGATATTAATCTTCACCAAAGTACTAACGATACTTACCCAACAGCATTAAAAGTTGCGGCAATTGGCTTGTTGCGCGAGCTGGAACAAAATTTACTGAACCTTCAGGAGGCTTTTCAGCAAAAGGAAAAGGAATTTGCACATATCGTAAAAATTGGCAGAACACAATTACAGGATGCTGTTCTAACCACTTTGGGACGCGAAATGAGTGCGTATGCCGAAGCACTAAATCGCGATCGTTGGCGCATTTATAAATGTGAAGAGCGACTGCGAGTGGTGAATCTTGGCGGTACTGCCATCGGTACCGGTTTGGGAGCACCAAAACAATTCATTTTTCGGGTGGTCGACAAACTACGCGAAAATACAAACATTGGCCTGGCACGCAGCGAAAACCTGATTGACGGAACACAAAATGTGGATATATTTGTTGAAGTCTCTGGTATATTAAAAGCTTGTGCTGTTAACTTATTAAAGATCAGTAACGATCTTCGTTTACTGTCGAGCGGGCCGCATGCCGGACTGGGAGAAATTAACCTGCCGCAACTTCAGGCAGGCTCGTCGATTATGCCGGGAAAAGTTAATCCTGTTATTCCGGAAGCCATCGCACAATCAGCTATAAAAGTTATGGGTAACGACCAAATTGTTGCACAAGCCTGCAGTACAGGGAATCTTGAACTCAACCAGTTTATGCCACTTATAGCTCATAGTTTTCTCGAGTCGATTGATTTGCTAAAAAACGCAAGTAATCTATTTAATGAAAAATGTGTGTCGGGAATAAGTGCTAACGAAAAGGTTTGCCGAATCCATGTAAATAACTCAACCGCAACCATTACTGCACTTGTTCCTGCGGTTGGTTACGCACGATGCTCCGAGATCATTAAACTGGTTGAAAACAACGGCCTTTCAATTAAAGAGGCAGCTTTAAAATCGGGTCATTTAACAGCTGAAGAGTACGATAAACTAGTTACTCCGGAAGCTGTCTGTCGTTTAGGAAACTAA
- the hydG gene encoding [FeFe] hydrogenase H-cluster radical SAM maturase HydG, whose protein sequence is MYNVPADFINEAKVWEALEQNKNPEPAQIKEVLAKAAEMKGLNLNDVALLTAINDPEMMAELFNTANTVKETIYGKRLVLFAPLYVSNLCKNECLYCAFRASNKGIVRHALSQEEIAKEVEILINQGHKRVLLVAGESYPEQDGFQYVLDSIKTVYSVKNKHGEIRRVNINVAPLTVEEFKLAKDANIGTYQIFQETYHRETYKKVHVGGKKRDYNWRTWALHRAMEAGIDDVGIGVLLGLFDYRFEMLAMMQHIFELEDKFGVGPHTISVPRMEPATNSDMASHPPFPVSDIDFRKMVAILRLAVPYTGIIMSTRETAKMRRDTFALGVSQISAGSKTNPGGYGETSEDDPSSQFSLGDHRPLDEVIRDVASMGYIPSFCTACYRMGRTGQDFMDLAKPGDIRLHCAPNGLSSFKEYLQNYASPETREIGDELIRETIAGMSGIAKQRAEKLVNRVKAGRDDVYC, encoded by the coding sequence ATGTACAACGTACCTGCCGATTTTATCAACGAAGCCAAAGTTTGGGAAGCGTTGGAGCAAAACAAAAATCCCGAACCTGCCCAAATCAAAGAAGTACTGGCAAAAGCTGCCGAAATGAAAGGTTTAAACCTGAATGATGTTGCTCTTCTTACCGCCATCAACGATCCGGAAATGATGGCCGAACTGTTTAATACAGCAAATACCGTTAAAGAAACAATTTATGGAAAACGGCTGGTGTTGTTTGCGCCGCTATACGTTTCAAATTTGTGCAAAAACGAATGTTTGTATTGTGCATTCCGCGCAAGCAATAAAGGAATAGTTCGCCATGCTCTGTCTCAGGAGGAGATTGCGAAAGAAGTTGAGATACTAATCAATCAGGGGCACAAAAGAGTCTTGCTGGTTGCCGGAGAATCTTATCCTGAACAAGATGGTTTTCAGTACGTCCTCGACTCCATTAAAACGGTATACAGCGTTAAAAACAAACATGGCGAAATTCGACGTGTAAATATTAATGTGGCGCCACTTACGGTTGAAGAATTTAAACTTGCAAAAGATGCAAATATCGGAACCTATCAGATTTTTCAGGAAACCTACCATCGCGAAACGTATAAAAAAGTACATGTAGGCGGGAAAAAACGCGATTACAACTGGCGCACCTGGGCATTACACCGGGCTATGGAAGCAGGAATCGACGACGTTGGAATTGGAGTTTTGCTTGGTCTGTTCGACTATCGATTTGAGATGCTGGCAATGATGCAGCACATTTTTGAATTGGAAGATAAATTTGGAGTTGGTCCGCACACCATCAGTGTTCCTCGCATGGAACCCGCCACCAACAGCGATATGGCATCGCATCCACCGTTCCCTGTTTCAGATATCGATTTCCGGAAAATGGTAGCCATTCTGCGTTTGGCAGTGCCGTACACCGGTATTATCATGTCGACCCGCGAAACAGCCAAAATGCGCCGCGATACTTTTGCTTTGGGAGTAAGCCAGATTTCGGCAGGAAGCAAAACCAACCCTGGAGGTTATGGGGAAACTTCAGAAGATGATCCATCAAGCCAGTTTAGTTTGGGAGATCACCGTCCGCTGGATGAAGTGATCCGCGATGTGGCATCAATGGGATACATTCCATCGTTCTGCACAGCTTGTTACCGTATGGGAAGAACAGGACAGGATTTTATGGACCTGGCAAAACCCGGCGACATCCGCCTGCATTGTGCACCAAACGGACTCAGCTCGTTTAAAGAATACCTGCAAAATTATGCATCGCCGGAAACCCGTGAGATTGGTGATGAGTTAATTCGCGAAACAATTGCAGGAATGAGCGGAATAGCAAAACAACGCGCCGAGAAGCTCGTAAATCGGGTTAAAGCTGGCCGTGACGATGTTTATTGTTAA